The following coding sequences are from one Bradyrhizobium sp. WSM471 window:
- a CDS encoding amino acid ABC transporter permease, protein MNYNWNWGIFFQPNPMGTGTYLDMLLSGLVLTLKTGALAWIIALITGSIVGVMRTLPSKGAYWFGFAYVEFFRNMPLLVQLFLWFFVLPELLPRAAGLWLKQLPNAPFWTAAIGIGFFMSARVAVQLQAGIGSLPRGQKMAATALGLTTLQAYRYILLPMAFRIILPPLTSEFLNTIKNTAVAITIGLLELTGQARSMQEFSFQVFEAFTAATLLYLLVNAVVVTAMRFLERYVAIPGYITGK, encoded by the coding sequence GTGAACTATAACTGGAACTGGGGAATCTTTTTCCAGCCGAACCCGATGGGGACCGGCACCTATCTCGACATGCTGTTGTCGGGCTTGGTGCTGACCCTCAAGACGGGTGCGCTCGCCTGGATCATTGCACTGATCACCGGATCGATCGTCGGCGTGATGCGCACGCTGCCGTCGAAGGGGGCGTACTGGTTCGGCTTTGCCTATGTCGAATTCTTCCGCAACATGCCGCTGCTGGTGCAGCTCTTCCTGTGGTTCTTCGTGCTGCCGGAACTGCTGCCGAGAGCTGCCGGCCTCTGGCTGAAGCAGCTGCCGAATGCGCCGTTCTGGACGGCCGCGATCGGCATCGGGTTCTTCATGTCGGCGCGCGTCGCCGTGCAGTTGCAGGCCGGCATCGGATCGCTCCCGCGCGGGCAGAAGATGGCGGCGACCGCGCTCGGCCTGACGACTTTGCAGGCTTATCGCTACATTTTGCTGCCGATGGCGTTCCGCATCATCCTGCCGCCGCTGACGTCCGAGTTCCTCAACACCATCAAGAACACGGCTGTGGCCATCACCATCGGCTTGCTTGAGTTGACCGGACAGGCGCGCTCGATGCAGGAATTCTCGTTCCAGGTGTTCGAGGCCTTCACGGCCGCGACCCTTCTCTATCTCCTCGTCAACGCCGTCGTCGTGACCGCAATGCGCTTTCTCGAGCGCTACGTCGCGATCCCCGGCTACATCACGGGGAAATAG
- a CDS encoding thiamine pyrophosphate-binding protein, whose translation MKNKITGRSAFLALLKDEGITHLFGNPGTTELPIMHALKDHPDLTYVMAMQESLVVAIADGYSRASGKLVACNVHVAPGLGNAMGSLYNAQFTGTPMILTAGQQEQGHGLMEPVLYGPLVRMAEPLVKWAVEVTRLEDLPRIVRRAAKVATTPPTGPVFISLPGDILNSEAGIDLGRSTRIDARTRPSDEALQAFAARLLRAERPVIVTMDEVVKSDALKEAAELAELLGASAYQSSTPYGSHFLSESPSFVGTLARVQKVARETLAPYDLLIALGGDPLRMSVYSEVDALPEGLGIVQIGLGDWEIAKNYGAEIALKADLKETLRALIPVLKEIGGAALANRAKQRLAELAPKNWTARRTTLVEQIGKAADRSPIDPDWLVLQMVEAMPANAILVDEGLTSSRQITALRAHRDRFGYHGLASGGIGWGLPASVGASIANPDRPVVCFSGDGSAMYSIQSLWTAAHHKLPLNVVIANNGGYRIIKQRLLAFHGDDNYVGMDFVDPPVDFAGVAKALGCEAIKVSDPRELKATLASAFGRPGTKLIEVMVDGKV comes from the coding sequence ATGAAGAACAAGATCACCGGCCGCTCCGCCTTTCTCGCGCTGCTCAAGGACGAGGGCATCACGCATCTGTTCGGCAACCCCGGCACCACCGAGCTGCCGATCATGCACGCGCTGAAGGACCATCCTGATCTCACCTATGTGATGGCGATGCAGGAGAGCCTGGTGGTGGCGATCGCGGATGGCTACAGCCGCGCCTCCGGAAAGCTCGTCGCCTGCAACGTCCATGTCGCGCCCGGCCTCGGCAACGCGATGGGCTCGCTCTACAACGCCCAGTTCACAGGCACGCCGATGATCCTGACCGCGGGCCAGCAGGAGCAAGGCCACGGCCTGATGGAGCCGGTGCTGTACGGACCGCTGGTGCGCATGGCCGAGCCGCTGGTGAAATGGGCGGTCGAGGTGACGCGGCTCGAGGATCTGCCGCGCATCGTGCGCCGCGCCGCAAAAGTCGCGACCACGCCCCCGACCGGGCCGGTGTTCATTTCGTTGCCCGGCGACATCCTCAACAGCGAGGCCGGGATCGATCTCGGCCGCTCCACTCGCATCGACGCCCGCACAAGGCCGTCGGATGAGGCACTCCAGGCGTTCGCCGCACGTCTGCTGAGGGCTGAGCGTCCCGTGATCGTCACCATGGACGAGGTGGTCAAAAGCGATGCGCTCAAGGAGGCCGCTGAGCTTGCCGAGCTATTGGGTGCATCTGCCTACCAATCCTCGACGCCCTATGGCTCGCACTTCCTCTCGGAGAGCCCGAGCTTCGTCGGCACGCTGGCACGTGTCCAGAAAGTCGCGCGCGAGACGCTTGCGCCGTACGACCTCTTGATCGCGCTCGGCGGCGATCCCTTGCGGATGTCGGTCTACAGCGAGGTCGATGCGCTGCCGGAGGGCCTTGGCATCGTGCAGATCGGTCTCGGCGATTGGGAGATCGCCAAGAACTACGGTGCCGAGATCGCGCTGAAGGCGGATTTGAAGGAAACGCTGCGTGCGCTGATCCCGGTGCTGAAGGAGATCGGCGGCGCTGCCCTGGCGAACCGCGCGAAGCAACGTCTCGCCGAGCTCGCGCCGAAGAACTGGACTGCGCGGCGCACCACGCTGGTCGAGCAGATCGGCAAGGCCGCCGACCGCAGCCCCATCGATCCGGACTGGCTGGTGCTGCAAATGGTCGAGGCCATGCCCGCCAATGCCATCCTCGTGGACGAAGGCCTCACCTCGAGCCGCCAGATCACGGCGCTCCGCGCGCACCGCGACCGCTTCGGCTATCACGGCCTTGCTTCCGGCGGCATCGGCTGGGGCCTGCCGGCTTCCGTCGGCGCCAGCATCGCTAATCCCGATCGCCCCGTGGTCTGCTTCTCCGGCGACGGCAGCGCGATGTATTCGATCCAGTCGCTGTGGACGGCAGCGCATCACAAGCTGCCGCTCAATGTGGTCATTGCCAACAATGGCGGCTACCGCATCATCAAGCAGCGTCTGCTCGCCTTCCATGGCGACGACAATTACGTCGGTATGGATTTTGTCGATCCGCCGGTGGATTTCGCGGGCGTGGCGAAGGCGTTGGGATGCGAGGCGATCAAGGTCAGCGACCCCCGCGAGTTGAAGGCGACGCTGGCGTCGGCGTTTGGCCGGCCCGGGACGAAGCTGATCGAGGTGATGGTGGACGGGAAGGTGTAG
- a CDS encoding D-amino-acid transaminase: MDPIAYVNGSFVPLSDAKISVLDRGFLFADGIYEVSAVLDGKLIDNASHLTRLERSVGEIRLKLPETVERITELQKELIARNKVENGLVYLQVTRGADKGRDFAFPKGDVKSSLVMFTSEKDIINAASAKTGINVITVPDIRWERRDIKSVALLAQVLAKQAAAEAGAGEAWMLEDGYVTEGGSSSAFILTKDDVIVTRKNSNAILPGCTRKAVVALAEERQLRIEERSFTVAEALAAKEAFATSASLFVQPVVAIDGKKVGDGKPGPMAMRLREIYVEFAKATAV, encoded by the coding sequence TTGGATCCGATCGCCTATGTCAACGGCTCATTCGTCCCGCTCTCGGACGCCAAAATTTCGGTCCTCGATCGCGGCTTCCTGTTTGCCGACGGTATCTATGAGGTCTCGGCCGTGCTCGACGGCAAGCTGATCGACAATGCCTCGCATTTGACGCGGTTGGAGCGCTCGGTCGGCGAGATCCGGCTGAAGCTGCCCGAGACGGTCGAGCGCATCACCGAACTCCAGAAGGAGCTGATCGCGCGCAACAAGGTCGAGAACGGCCTCGTCTATCTCCAGGTCACCCGCGGCGCCGACAAGGGCCGCGACTTCGCCTTTCCCAAGGGCGACGTCAAGTCGAGCCTGGTGATGTTCACGTCGGAGAAGGACATCATCAACGCAGCCTCGGCCAAGACCGGTATCAACGTGATCACCGTGCCCGACATCCGCTGGGAGCGGCGCGACATCAAGAGCGTGGCACTGCTCGCGCAAGTGCTGGCGAAGCAGGCCGCGGCCGAGGCCGGCGCGGGCGAAGCCTGGATGCTGGAAGACGGCTACGTCACCGAAGGCGGCTCGTCCTCGGCGTTCATTCTCACCAAGGACGACGTCATCGTGACCCGCAAGAATTCCAACGCGATCCTGCCGGGCTGCACCCGCAAGGCGGTGGTGGCGCTGGCGGAAGAGCGTCAGCTCCGCATCGAGGAGCGTTCCTTCACGGTCGCCGAGGCGCTCGCCGCCAAGGAAGCCTTTGCCACCTCGGCATCGCTGTTCGTCCAGCCGGTGGTTGCGATCGACGGCAAGAAGGTCGGCGATGGCAAGCCCGGCCCGATGGCGATGCGGCTGCGCGAGATCTACGTGGAGTTCGCCAAGGCGACGGCGGTTTAA
- a CDS encoding LLM class flavin-dependent oxidoreductase → MAKQIRLNAFAMNCVAHQSPGLWTHPRDRTAKYNRLPYWIDLAKTLERGRFDGLFLADVLGVYDVYGNSPDAALRNAAQSPSNDPLLLLSAMAAVTQNLGFGVTSNLSFEPPYPFARRMSTLDHLTEGRIGWNVVTGYLDSAARGAGKDKQIGHDDRYEIADEYMEVVYKLWEGSWEDDAVLRDRKRGIFTDPAKVHRVNHEGANYRINNTIHLSEPSPQRTPVLYQAGTSPRGRQFAARHAECVFMSGPSAKVIAPRVSAIRQEAAAFGRNPAEILMFSMMTIILGRTEAEANEKYTDYRRHISPEGALALMSGWTGIDFSGYELDQQVRHVQNDAGRSALDNVTRADPDRVWTVRDVIEHVGVGGAGPVVVGTPEMVADKIEAWFEATDVDGLNVAFAISPGDFEDIADMLVPELTRRGRYKAEYAKGTLREKLFGDGRARLGAPHPAAGFRVGRKG, encoded by the coding sequence ATGGCCAAGCAGATCAGGCTCAATGCATTTGCGATGAATTGCGTCGCACACCAATCACCGGGATTGTGGACCCATCCGCGCGACCGCACTGCCAAATATAATCGCCTGCCCTACTGGATCGATCTTGCCAAAACGCTGGAGCGCGGCCGTTTCGATGGCCTGTTCCTGGCCGACGTGCTCGGCGTCTATGACGTCTACGGCAACAGTCCTGACGCAGCCTTGCGCAATGCAGCCCAGTCGCCCTCGAACGATCCGCTGCTGCTGCTGTCGGCAATGGCCGCGGTCACGCAGAATCTCGGCTTCGGCGTCACCAGCAATCTCTCCTTCGAGCCGCCCTATCCGTTCGCGCGGCGGATGTCGACGCTCGATCATCTCACCGAGGGACGGATCGGCTGGAACGTTGTCACCGGCTATCTCGACAGCGCCGCGCGCGGCGCCGGCAAGGACAAGCAGATCGGGCACGACGACCGCTACGAGATCGCGGACGAATATATGGAGGTCGTCTACAAGCTCTGGGAAGGGAGCTGGGAGGACGACGCCGTGCTGCGCGACCGCAAGCGCGGCATCTTCACCGACCCCGCAAAGGTCCATCGCGTCAACCACGAGGGCGCGAACTACCGCATCAACAACACCATCCACCTGAGCGAGCCGTCGCCGCAGCGGACACCCGTGCTGTACCAGGCCGGCACCTCGCCGCGCGGACGGCAGTTCGCGGCACGGCACGCCGAATGCGTGTTCATGTCGGGGCCGTCGGCCAAGGTGATCGCGCCGCGCGTGTCGGCGATCCGTCAGGAGGCCGCCGCGTTCGGCCGCAATCCGGCGGAAATCCTGATGTTCTCGATGATGACGATCATCCTCGGGCGGACCGAGGCCGAGGCGAACGAAAAATACACCGACTATCGCCGCCACATCAGCCCGGAAGGCGCGCTCGCGCTGATGTCGGGATGGACCGGAATCGACTTCTCCGGCTACGAGCTCGATCAGCAGGTGCGCCATGTCCAGAACGACGCCGGTCGCAGCGCACTCGATAACGTCACCCGCGCCGATCCCGATCGCGTCTGGACCGTGCGCGATGTCATCGAGCATGTCGGCGTCGGCGGCGCCGGTCCCGTCGTGGTCGGCACGCCGGAGATGGTCGCGGACAAGATCGAGGCGTGGTTCGAGGCAACCGATGTCGACGGCCTCAACGTCGCCTTCGCGATCTCGCCCGGCGATTTCGAGGACATCGCCGACATGCTGGTGCCGGAGCTGACGCGGCGCGGGCGGTACAAGGCGGAATATGCCAAGGGCACGCTGCGGGAAAAGCTGTTCGGTGACGGACGTGCAAGGCTGGGCGCGCCGCATCCGGCAGCGGGGTTCAGGGTGGGGAGAAAGGGGTAG
- a CDS encoding GFA family protein codes for MAKAAAAAGVATGQCLCGKVTFEIDVPARWAWHDHSAASRRAHGAAYATYVGSWKKRFRITAGKTALTRYEDKATKTARSFCAHCGTPIVFERPRGPHMVNIPRALFRERTGRQPLYHIAIEELQEWTYTGEPLVPLKGFPGVVWQRSKKKKRAGGEDPLEQGREEM; via the coding sequence ATGGCCAAAGCCGCAGCCGCCGCAGGAGTTGCAACCGGCCAATGCCTCTGCGGCAAGGTTACCTTCGAGATTGACGTCCCCGCACGCTGGGCCTGGCACGATCATTCCGCCGCCAGCCGTCGCGCCCACGGCGCCGCCTATGCGACCTATGTCGGAAGCTGGAAGAAGCGGTTTCGCATCACCGCAGGCAAGACGGCGCTGACCCGCTACGAGGACAAGGCAACGAAGACCGCGCGCAGCTTCTGTGCGCATTGCGGCACGCCGATCGTATTTGAGCGCCCGCGTGGGCCGCATATGGTCAACATCCCCCGCGCGCTGTTCAGGGAACGCACCGGCCGCCAGCCGCTCTATCACATCGCGATCGAGGAGCTGCAGGAATGGACCTATACCGGCGAGCCGCTGGTACCGCTGAAAGGCTTTCCCGGTGTGGTCTGGCAACGCTCGAAAAAGAAGAAGCGTGCGGGCGGCGAGGATCCGCTCGAGCAGGGGCGGGAGGAGATGTAG
- a CDS encoding alkene reductase: protein MKFEALFQPLQVGPYKLAHRVAMAPLTRMRAERESFSPRPLNAEYYGQRATRGGLLIAEASPVLSHGRGNPATPGIYSETQIAGWRKVVDAVHAKGGIIFLQLWHVGRVSHSSFHGGEPPVSASAIPIRAEGMKAMTADGKISDYETPRALETDEVKGIVEAFRQGAKNALAAGFDGVEIHGANGYLLEQFLQSRSNQRNDQYGGSIENRARLLLEVTQAAIDVWGAGRVGVRLSPHGIANDSGEPDPMPLYTHVVKALDKLGLAYLHFIEPRSSGSGRAEVNWQNVPSAMLLFRPLYGGVLMTAGGFTGETANAAIAEGHADLIAFGRIFISNPDLPRRLQHDYSLTPYNRATFYGGEEKGYTDYPAYDELTPV, encoded by the coding sequence ATGAAATTCGAGGCGTTGTTTCAACCGTTGCAGGTCGGGCCGTATAAGCTCGCGCACCGCGTCGCGATGGCGCCGTTGACGCGCATGCGGGCCGAGCGCGAGAGCTTTTCGCCGCGGCCGCTCAACGCCGAATATTACGGTCAGCGCGCCACCCGAGGCGGCCTGCTCATCGCCGAGGCCTCGCCCGTGCTCTCGCACGGCCGCGGCAATCCGGCGACGCCCGGCATCTATTCGGAGACGCAGATCGCGGGGTGGCGCAAGGTCGTCGACGCCGTGCACGCCAAGGGCGGCATCATCTTTCTCCAGCTCTGGCATGTGGGCCGCGTCTCGCATTCCTCCTTCCACGGCGGGGAGCCGCCGGTCTCGGCCTCGGCGATCCCGATCAGGGCCGAAGGCATGAAGGCAATGACCGCCGACGGCAAGATCTCCGACTATGAGACGCCGCGCGCGCTGGAGACGGACGAGGTCAAGGGCATCGTCGAGGCCTTCAGGCAGGGTGCGAAGAACGCGCTGGCCGCCGGCTTCGACGGCGTCGAGATCCACGGCGCCAACGGCTATCTGCTCGAGCAATTCCTGCAATCACGCAGCAACCAGCGCAACGATCAATATGGCGGTTCGATCGAGAACCGCGCGCGGCTTCTGCTCGAAGTGACCCAGGCCGCGATCGACGTCTGGGGCGCGGGCCGCGTCGGCGTGCGGCTGTCGCCCCACGGCATCGCCAATGATTCCGGCGAGCCCGATCCGATGCCGCTCTACACGCACGTGGTGAAGGCGCTCGACAAGCTCGGTCTTGCCTATTTGCATTTCATCGAGCCGCGCTCCAGCGGCTCGGGGCGCGCAGAAGTCAACTGGCAGAACGTGCCGTCGGCAATGCTGCTGTTCCGCCCGCTCTACGGCGGCGTGCTGATGACGGCAGGCGGGTTCACGGGCGAGACCGCGAACGCCGCGATCGCGGAGGGACATGCCGACCTCATCGCCTTCGGCCGCATCTTCATCTCCAACCCCGATCTGCCGCGCCGCCTGCAGCACGATTACTCTCTCACGCCGTATAACCGTGCGACGTTCTACGGTGGCGAGGAAAAGGGATATACGGACTATCCCGCGTATGACGAGCTGACGCCGGTCTGA
- a CDS encoding amino acid ABC transporter ATP-binding protein, which yields MIEISHVDKWYSPSFQVLTDCTTSVSKGEVVVVCGPSGSGKSTLIKCVNALEPFQKGDISVDGTKVNDPKTNLPKLRSRVGMVFQHFELFPHLKIIDNLCLAQQKVLDRSRDKALAKGMQLLERVGLKEQAQKYPANLSGGQQQRVAIARALAMDPIVMLFDEPTSALDPEMVSEVLDVMVDLAHEGMTMMVVTHEMGFARKVANRVIFMDRGEIVEDAPKDDFFGKPRSDRAQKFLSKILSH from the coding sequence ATGATCGAGATCAGCCACGTCGACAAATGGTACAGCCCGAGCTTCCAGGTGCTGACCGACTGCACCACGAGCGTCTCCAAGGGCGAGGTGGTCGTGGTCTGCGGCCCGTCGGGATCAGGCAAGTCGACCCTGATCAAATGCGTCAACGCGCTGGAACCGTTCCAGAAAGGCGACATCAGCGTCGATGGCACCAAGGTCAACGATCCCAAGACCAATCTGCCCAAGCTGCGCTCGCGTGTCGGCATGGTGTTTCAGCACTTCGAGCTGTTTCCGCATCTGAAGATCATCGATAATCTCTGTCTCGCACAGCAGAAGGTGCTCGACCGGTCGCGCGACAAGGCGCTGGCAAAAGGCATGCAACTGCTGGAGCGCGTCGGCCTGAAGGAACAGGCGCAAAAGTATCCCGCGAACCTGTCCGGTGGCCAGCAACAGCGGGTGGCGATCGCTCGCGCGCTCGCAATGGATCCCATTGTCATGCTGTTCGACGAGCCGACCTCGGCGCTCGACCCCGAAATGGTGAGCGAGGTGCTCGACGTCATGGTGGACCTCGCCCATGAGGGCATGACCATGATGGTAGTCACCCACGAGATGGGCTTTGCCCGCAAGGTCGCAAACCGCGTGATCTTCATGGACCGCGGCGAGATCGTCGAGGACGCCCCCAAGGACGATTTCTTCGGCAAGCCCCGCAGCGACCGCGCGCAGAAGTTCTTATCGAAAATTCTGTCGCATTAA
- a CDS encoding amino acid ABC transporter permease, producing MFSNFDFEVIRRALPYLFYEGMTFTLMLTGLAALGGLIFGTAIALMRLSGFKILGRIAGIYVDFMRSLPLVLVIFWFYFLVPYIGQWVTGASRPISVGAFASSLITFIMFEAAYFSEIMRAGIQSISRGQPAAANALGLTYAQTMRYVVLPQAFRNMLPVLITQTIVLFQDTSLVYVLSITDFLGAASKVAQRDGRLVEMYLFAAIVYFTISCVASFGVRRLQARIAIIR from the coding sequence ATGTTCAGCAATTTCGATTTCGAGGTTATCCGTCGCGCACTGCCCTATCTGTTTTACGAGGGCATGACGTTCACGCTGATGCTCACGGGGCTTGCGGCGCTCGGCGGCCTGATCTTCGGCACGGCCATCGCGCTGATGCGGCTGTCGGGCTTCAAGATCCTGGGCCGCATCGCCGGGATCTATGTCGACTTCATGCGATCGCTGCCGCTGGTGCTGGTGATCTTCTGGTTCTACTTCCTGGTGCCCTATATCGGGCAGTGGGTGACCGGCGCGTCGCGCCCGATCAGCGTCGGCGCGTTCGCATCCTCGCTCATCACCTTCATCATGTTCGAGGCCGCATACTTCTCCGAGATCATGCGTGCCGGCATCCAGTCGATCTCGCGCGGCCAGCCGGCCGCAGCCAATGCGCTTGGCCTGACCTACGCCCAGACCATGCGCTACGTTGTGCTGCCGCAGGCCTTCCGCAACATGCTGCCGGTCCTGATCACGCAGACCATCGTGCTGTTCCAGGACACCTCCCTGGTCTACGTGCTGTCGATCACCGATTTCCTCGGTGCGGCAAGCAAGGTCGCGCAGCGCGACGGCCGTCTGGTCGAAATGTATCTGTTCGCAGCAATCGTCTACTTCACCATTTCCTGTGTTGCGTCCTTCGGCGTTCGCCGCCTGCAGGCGCGCATCGCCATCATTCGATAG
- a CDS encoding amino acid ABC transporter substrate-binding protein codes for MKHFRSIGLALAATFAVSQAGAEELTGTLKNIKDTGAITLGFRDSSIPFSYLDDNQKPIGFAMDICYKIVDAVKKELKLDKLEVKLNPVTSATRIPLMANGTIDLECGSTTNNAERQKQVAFTNTHYLTASRYVFKKSSGLKAIDDLKGKTVVSTAGTTNIKQLTEANVAKSLGANIIPAKDHAEAFLMVETDRAVAFVMDDILLASLVAGSKSPADYVISKDAFSKPEPYGIMLRKDDAAFKKVVDAATAALYTSGEGQKIYDKWFTQKIPPKGLNLNTPISAELKNEFAKPTDSPNPDDYK; via the coding sequence GTGAAACATTTCCGTAGCATCGGCCTCGCGCTCGCCGCGACCTTCGCCGTCAGCCAGGCCGGGGCCGAGGAGCTGACCGGTACGCTGAAGAACATCAAGGACACCGGCGCCATTACGCTCGGCTTCCGCGACTCCTCGATCCCGTTCTCTTATCTCGACGACAACCAGAAGCCCATCGGCTTCGCGATGGACATCTGCTACAAGATCGTCGACGCCGTGAAGAAGGAGCTCAAGCTCGACAAGCTCGAGGTCAAGCTCAACCCGGTGACCTCGGCGACGCGTATTCCGCTGATGGCGAACGGCACCATCGACCTCGAATGCGGCTCGACCACCAACAATGCCGAGCGCCAGAAGCAGGTCGCCTTCACCAACACCCATTATTTGACCGCCAGCCGCTACGTGTTCAAGAAGTCGAGCGGCCTGAAGGCGATCGACGATCTCAAGGGCAAGACGGTGGTCTCGACCGCCGGCACCACCAACATCAAGCAGCTCACCGAGGCCAATGTTGCAAAAAGCCTCGGCGCAAACATCATCCCGGCCAAGGACCACGCCGAAGCCTTCCTGATGGTCGAGACCGACCGCGCTGTGGCTTTCGTGATGGATGACATCCTGCTCGCGAGCCTCGTTGCCGGCTCGAAGTCGCCCGCTGACTACGTCATCTCCAAGGACGCGTTCTCCAAGCCTGAGCCCTACGGCATCATGCTGCGCAAGGACGACGCGGCCTTCAAGAAGGTTGTCGACGCGGCGACAGCTGCGCTCTACACCTCCGGCGAGGGCCAGAAGATCTACGACAAGTGGTTCACGCAGAAGATCCCGCCGAAGGGCCTGAATCTCAACACGCCGATCTCGGCCGAGCTGAAGAACGAATTTGCCAAGCCGACGGACTCGCCGAACCCGGACGATTATAAGTAA
- a CDS encoding M20 family metallopeptidase has product MTRADAIARARDDFKSGAFLAELDRRVAYRTESQNPNRSVELRAYLEQEMVPAFAALDFESRMIESPSGKAPFLFAEHHESETAPTVLIYGHGDVVDGMESEWRDGRDPWRTTVSGTRVYGRGTADNKGQHSINMAALRAVREARGGRLGFNAKFILEMGEEIGSPDLGKICDLNRDALKSDLFMASDGPRLSADRPTLFLGCRGGIRIHLDVNLRDGGHHSGNWGGVLANPATILVNAISTLVDGHGRLQLDALKPPRLTNQIRSYLADVQVVPTEDEPALAENWGEEGLSAAERLYAWNTLEVLAMSSGNIEKPANAIPGHANAVLQLRFVVGTKVDGLIEAVRAHLVERGFPMVEVRAAQSFAASRTDFDSPWITWAANSVKETTGKPPAVLPNFGGSLPNDVFSEILGLPTIWVPHSYPGCSQHAPNEHILLPLTEEALTVMAGLFWDLGELPSALTSPLTRPPA; this is encoded by the coding sequence ATGACCAGAGCCGATGCCATCGCCCGCGCCCGCGACGATTTCAAGTCCGGCGCGTTCCTCGCCGAACTCGACCGCCGCGTCGCCTACCGGACCGAGAGCCAGAATCCGAACCGGAGTGTCGAGCTGCGCGCCTATCTGGAACAGGAGATGGTGCCCGCTTTTGCCGCGCTCGATTTCGAAAGCCGGATGATCGAATCTCCCAGCGGCAAGGCGCCGTTCCTGTTCGCCGAGCACCACGAGAGCGAGACGGCGCCGACCGTGCTGATCTACGGCCATGGCGATGTCGTCGACGGCATGGAAAGCGAGTGGCGCGACGGCCGCGATCCCTGGCGCACCACGGTTTCGGGCACGCGTGTCTACGGCCGCGGCACCGCCGACAACAAGGGCCAGCACAGCATCAACATGGCCGCGCTTCGCGCGGTGCGCGAGGCCCGCGGCGGCAGGCTCGGCTTCAACGCCAAGTTCATCCTTGAGATGGGCGAGGAGATCGGCTCGCCGGATCTTGGCAAGATCTGCGATCTCAATCGCGATGCGCTCAAGTCCGATCTGTTCATGGCCTCCGACGGGCCGCGCCTGTCCGCCGACCGTCCGACCCTGTTCCTCGGCTGCCGTGGCGGCATCCGCATTCATCTCGATGTGAACCTTCGCGACGGCGGCCATCACTCCGGCAATTGGGGCGGCGTGCTCGCCAACCCCGCGACCATTCTGGTCAACGCGATCTCGACACTGGTCGACGGCCACGGCCGCCTTCAGCTGGACGCGCTGAAGCCGCCGCGCCTCACCAACCAGATCCGCAGCTATCTTGCGGACGTGCAGGTGGTGCCGACCGAGGACGAGCCGGCGTTGGCCGAGAATTGGGGCGAGGAGGGTCTTTCGGCGGCCGAGCGGCTCTATGCCTGGAACACGCTCGAAGTGCTGGCGATGTCGTCGGGCAATATCGAGAAGCCGGCCAACGCCATTCCCGGCCACGCCAATGCCGTGCTGCAACTGCGTTTCGTGGTCGGCACCAAGGTCGACGGCCTGATCGAAGCCGTCCGTGCGCACCTGGTCGAAAGGGGTTTTCCGATGGTCGAAGTGCGGGCCGCACAGAGCTTCGCGGCATCGCGCACCGATTTCGATAGCCCCTGGATCACATGGGCGGCGAATTCGGTGAAGGAGACCACAGGCAAGCCGCCGGCCGTGCTGCCGAATTTCGGCGGCTCGCTGCCCAATGACGTGTTTTCCGAGATATTGGGCCTGCCGACGATCTGGGTGCCGCACTCCTATCCCGGCTGCTCCCAGCATGCGCCCAATGAGCACATCCTGCTGCCATTGACCGAAGAGGCCTTGACGGTGATGGCCGGCCTGTTCTGGGATCTCGGGGAATTGCCAAGCGCGCTAACAAGCCCGCTAACGCGCCCGCCGGCCTGA